In Snodgrassella alvi wkB2, the DNA window GAAAAAGCTGGCTGCAAAAAATCAATTGTCGGATTGGTAGTACCAACCGGTTATTCGTTTAATCTGGACGGTACCAATATTTACATGACCATGGCGGCATTATTTATTGCACAAGCATGTAATATTGACCTGACACTGGAACAGCAAATACTGCTGTTACTGGTTGCCATGTTAAGTTCAAAAGGCGCCGCAGGTGTAACAGGAGCAGGATTTATCACTCTGGCTGCAACCTTATCGGTAGTACCTTCTGTACCGGTGGAAGGAATGGCACTGATTCTGGGTATTGACCGATTCATGTCTGAGTGTCGTGCTCTGACTAATCTGGTAGGTAATGCCTGTGCCACTATTGTGGTTGCGCGCTGGGAAAAAAGCCTTGATGAAGAACGTTTACATGAAGTACTGAAATAAGCACTTCATACAGCTTAAAATTCTGCTTACAGAAATCTGATTTCCTTATACCAGGTGATGAGATTAACCATCTCATCACTTTTTTGATTCATAAATAAAAAACCAGACCAGCAATATTAGCTGGTCTGGTTTTTCAGCAAGATAATCAGCCGACCTTCATACCCGGTTCAGCCCCACTATCCACATCCAGTAAAAACAGTTTGCCATTACCGGCTGCTGAAGTAATCATCCCTTCAGACATGCCAAATTTTGCCATTTTACGCGGCGCAAAATTGGCTACCACAATGACCATTCTTCCAGTCAGTTTTTCCGGTTCAGGATAGCTGGCGGCAATACCAGAGAATATTGTGCGCTGCTCAAAACCAAGATCAAGCTGAAATTTGAGCAGTTTGCTACTGCCTTCGACTTTTTCGCATGTCAACACTTTGGCAACACGCATATCGATTTTCATAAAGTCATCAAATGAAGCCGTATCTGCCACAGGCTCATACTTTGTTTCAGCAGCAGTCTCAACTGTCTGAATATTCTGCTGATTCGCGGCAATCAGGTCATCAATCTGTTTCTGTTCCACCCGGTGCATCAGATGCTGATATGCATTGATGTGATGACCGGCAGGTAATAAGGTTGTACTATCAGCCCAGCTTAATGGCGCCACATTCAGAAAAGCGGCTGCTTCTGTAGCAAGCTTAGGCAATACTGGTGACATATATACGGTCAGAATACGGAAAGCATTAATCAGTTCACTGCATACTTGCTGTAAACGTGTCTCCTGTCCTTCCTGTCGCGCCAGCTCCCATGGTTTGTTGGCATCGACATACTCATTCACCACATCAGCTAATGCCATGATTTCACGTAAGGCACGCGCATACTCACGTGCTTCAAAGCTGGCAGCAATATTTTCACTTTGCGCCTGTAGCTGTGGTAACAGCTCGCTGTTGCTAACATCAGCCAGTGTTCCCTGAAAGCGTTTGCTGATGAATCCGGCAGCACGTGCGGCGATATTTATGTATTTACCAACCAAATCACTATTAACCCGGGCGATAAAATCATTCAGATTTAAATCCAGATCTTCAATTCTGCTATTGAGTTTGGCTGCAAAATAATAACGCAGCCATTCGGGATTCAGTCGCTGCTCAAGATAGGAATGGGCTGTGATAAAAGTACCGCGTGATTTGGACATTTTCTGTCCGTCTACCGTGAGAAAACCGTGTGCAAATATGCCTGTTGGTGCCCGCAGATTGGCGTATTGCAAAGTAGCCGGCCAGAATAATGCATGAAAATATAAAATATCCTTACCGATGAAATGATACATTTCGGTATCAGTATCAGCACAGAACCACTGATCAAAATCAATGCCCAGACGTTCACAAAGGTTTTTAAATGATGCCATGTAGCCGATAGGTGCATCCAGCCACACATAAAAATATTTACCGGGAGCATCCGGAATTTCAAAGCCGAAATAAGGCGCATCACGACTGATATCCCAATCACTCAGGCTATCGTTCTGCAACCATTCATTCATTTTATTCAGGGCTTCTGCCTGCAAATGCGGCTGCTCGCGACCATTTTTCAGCTTGGTACTGCCGGCAGTCCACTGTTTCAGATAATCCGCACATTCTCCGAGTTTAAAGAAGAAATGCTCAGATTCTTTCAATACAGGAGTGGCGCCGGAAATAGCAGAATACGGTTTAATCAGTTCGGTAGGACTATAAGTAGTGCCGCATACTTCACAATTATCACCATACTGATCCTGTGCATGACATTTCGGACATTCACCTTTAACAAAACGATCGGGCAGAAACAGATTTTTTTCCGGATCAAATAATTGCTCAATAGTACGGCTTTCAATTTTTCCATTGGCTTTTAAAGCCAGATAAATGCTGCGTGATAAAGCTTTATTTTCAGGTGAGTGCGTACTGTAATAATTATCATAGCCAATACCAAAGCCGGTAAAATCAGCCAGATGATTCTGACGTACCTGAGTAATCATTTCTTCCGGTGTTATTCCCTGTTTCTGTGCCGCCAGCATGACCGGCGTACCATGCGTATCGTCTGCACAGACGTAATAGCATTCATGTCCGCGTGCTTTCTGGAAACGCACCCAGATATCAGTCTGAATATGTTCAACCATATGTCCCAGATGAATATTACCGTTTGCATAGGGCAAGGCTGAAGTAACCAGTATTTTGCGTTGTTTTGTCATGATTGATGTATCGTTAGAATCTAGTAAAAATCGTTGAAATTATACCAGAGCCGTTTCTCTGCTACAGTAACGGCTCATAAACCACTCACGTGCCGGAATATTAGTCAGTTTTCTGCTGCAAGCGGGAAATTCGGGCGGCCAGTCGGGCTGTATCATCACGTAATGTCTCGACCTGAGCAGAAAAACGTTGTAATTGCTTCTGCCCGACCACAATCGCATCACTTTCCTGTGCATAATCTGCGACCTGTGCTGCAATATTCTGACCAATAGCGCAGCCTTGCTGATAGAGACTCTCCAGTTCCAGCGCCACCTTTCCGCCCACAGCATCACCAAGCAGTCTGGCCAGATCGTCACGCCAGTCATACCGCAATGCCTGTATAAGCGGCAAAATCGCCATACCAAAAGTACGGTCACCAGTAATTTGTACGTCACCCACTCCCGGCTGTACACCACTGAGCATTTTAGTCAGAGCTGTCGGAGCGATAATAATGGTGGTTTCAGCTTCGGCAGAATCTTCCTGCCAGAATCCTTGATCATCAATGCGCCCTTTAAGAGTCAGCATAGGCAACACCAGCGCTACAACCCGTTGCCGGTATTGCTGCCAGCGCACTTTAAGTTCCACATTCTGCTGGATAAGGTGATTAAGTACAGCTAAGGTCAGCATAAAGTTTCTCTGGTTTGCTGCGCCCATTGCGGAGTAACCCATTTAACTGCATCACGCGGCTGCCAGAGGCGCATTTGTTCCAGCAGCTCCGCTGGTTTGGCGGACTGACAAAGTAAATCCATGTTTTCCGGCGGCATAAAACCGGCAGTGACTGTATTTTGCAGCATTTGAATTAAGGGATCAAAGAAACCGGCTACATTCAGAATTCCTATCGGATGGGGATGCAGTTTCAGCTGAGCTTGTGAGAGAACTTCAAACAGTTCTTCATAAGTTCCCAGTCCGCCGGGCATGGCAATAAAGCCGTTAGCCAGTTCAATCATTTTATTTTTGCGCTCGGTCATATTGGTGGTTTCATACAATTCGGTTAACCCCGGATGCGCACCTTCCAGATTTTTGAGAAAACTCGGAATAACACCAATAACTTCACCACCATGTTCCAGTACAGCAGTAGCAATCGTACCCATCAGACCAATATTGCCGCCACCATAAACCAGACGGTATCCCTGCTGAGCCATTTCCTGTCCCAGCTGCTGAGCTGCGTCGAAATAAGCTTTGTTCTGCCCCAGATTAGAACCACAATATACAACAATATTTTTCATATTTGTTTTATCTCCATGCCAGAAGTCAATGGTATCTGCTTCAGATAAATATTAACTTTGCATTTAAATCACAGCCTGCGGATAAGAACCAATTATTTTCAGAAAAGCTGAACGCTGTTGCAAGACAGCCAATGCAGCTGCCACATCCTCATTCTGCTGATGACCTTCGATATCGATAAAAAACACATATTCCCACAAACCACCACGACTGGGACGACTTTCTAGTTTTGTCATAGATACCTGATGATCTGCAAAAGGCTGAAGTAAATCATGCATGGCACCAGCTTTATTGGGCGCAGCCACAACCAGTGATGTTTTATCTTTACCGCTGCTGGTCGTAATATTCCGCCCTAATACCAGAAAACGGGTAGTATTATTTGGTTCGTCTTCGATATTCTGAGCCAGTATCTGCAACTGATAGTAATCGGCAGCCATCATTGAGGCAATGGCCGCTGCACTACTGTCTGCGGCAGCCAGTCGTGCTGCTTCTGCATTACTGGCAACAGCTATCCGGGCTACCTGCTCCGGCAGGTTTTTATCCAGCCAGTTCCGGCATTGTGACAGTGCCTGAGCATGTGCATAAACCTTAGTGATATCCTGTTGCGATGCTACAGCACGCAGTAGCTGATGATGAATGCGCAGATTGACTTCACCACAGGCTTTCAAAGGCGTGGTTAATAACAGGTCGAGACTGCGCCCCACCGACCCCTCAGTAGAGTTTTCGACAGGTGTCACCACATAATCGGCCTGCTGCGCTTCGACCAGACGGAAACATTCATCAATTGAAGTACACGGATGTGTCTGTGCAGCCTGACCGAAATGTTTAATAGCAGCCTGTTCGGTAAATGTACCCTTAGGTCCGAGATAAGCGACAGTTAACGGTCGTTCCAGTGCCAGACATTCACTCATAATCGCCCGCTGTAAACGGGCAACTGCCTGACCGGACAATGGTCCCGGATTTTGTTCCTGAATCCGGCGTAAAACGACTGCTTCACGTTCAGGACGGTACACTATGCCTTCCCCCTTTAATGTACCAATGGCCTGAGCATGAGTGGCTCGCTGGTTTAACAAACGCAGAATTTCACTGTCAATCCGGTCTATTGCGTCGCGGTGTGGTTTGAGTTTATCGTTATCAGACATAATTAGTAGTGTTATTAATAGTTTATTCGAAAAAACAAGAAAAAGGCAGCCTACTGCGGGCTGCCCGTTATTATTTATGTTTTTTTTGCCATGCGGTATGTGATAAAGCCCATAATAATACGGCACCACAACTGGTGGAAATCAGCATCATTGTCGGCATCACATGTGTCGAACCATTATGCAGCAGTGTAGTCAGCCAGCCTACAGTAGCGGCAATCAGAAACTGCATTGTTCCCAGTACAGCATTGGCACTGCCACCAATTTTACGAAAATAGCTCATGAAACACGCCTGAGTATTGGAACCAATCAAACCCTGTGAACCAATTGAAAACATAATCAGCAACAGTAACAGGAAGAAAGGCGGACGATCCATACTCCATACCACAATGGTTAATAATAAATTACAGCTTAACTGCAACAGCACACCGCCAAGCAAAATGTTGCGAGCCGGCGTAGTACGCAGACGATAGGCTGTTACCCGGTTAAACAGCATCATAGTAATCACATTGGCACCAAAGGCCCATGAATACTGATGCGGGCTAAGACCATATATATTCATGTACAAAAAGGAAGATTCAGTCAGAAATACAAACATGGCTGCAAAAGCAGCAGTTTGAAAAAACATAAATCCCAACGCTTCGCGTTCATGAAAAACCACTGAAAAATTTTCTTTTATCTTGCGAAAAACTTTGCTATCCAATGGCTGAATATCCATTTTAACCTGTGGCATAAACCGCCATACACAAATCAGTACGGCCAGAGCATATACCAGCAGAAATATAAAGATAACCCGCCAGCCGCCAAGAGCAGCCAGTGCTGTACCCAGCATGGGCGCAGCCAGTGGTGCAGCCAGAGTAATAATACCAATGGTGGCAAACATTTTCGCGGCTTCATTGCCATGAAAGAAATCACGTACAGTTGCACCAACTGTAACAGTGGCCATACCGCCGCCCAGTGCCTGAATCCAGCGCCAGAACAGCAACTCTCCGGCTGAGTGAATAAAGACAATAGCAATAGCTGACACCAGATAGACACTCAGACCAATCATAGCAATGATTTTGCGCCCCTTAATATCGGATATTGCCCCCCCAAGCAATTGTCCGAGCGCAACACCAAACATGAAACTGGCCAGACTGCGTTCAATCTGATCAATCGGTGCATGTAAAGAAGTCGCCATTTCCGGTACAGAAGATAAATAAATATCTGTGGAAAACGGCATAATAGCCACCATTACTGACAACAATAATGCCAGATAATGCGGATTAATAGGTAACTGATTGGGGGATGTTTTCATAACCATTCTTTCCATTTACTACAGGCCTGCCCCGGTCAGGTAGTTAATAATGCTACCAATACTGCTTTAATGGTATGCATCCGGTTTTCTGCCTGTTCAAAAACAATAGAAGCAACACTTTCAAATACTTCTTCACTTACTTCGGCACCATCCAGAGAAAACTCATTAAAAAGCCACTGTCCTACCTGAGTATCGCGGTTATGAATTGCCGGCAGACAATGCATGAATTTCACTTCAGGATTATTGCTGGCAGCCATTAGACGTGCATCAACGCGGTAAGGTCTGAGCTGCTCAATCCGTTCTTTCCAGGTTTCTTTCGCTTCTCCCATTGATACCCAGACATCGGTATGAATAAAATCAGCCTGATCAACAGCTGCGGCTGCATCTTCAGTTAATGTAATCCGTGCACCGGTCTGCTTTGCAATTGAGCGGCACTGTTCTACCAGAGCGTCATTCGGCCAGAAAGCCCGCGGTGCACCAATACGTACATCCATACCCATTTTGGCACCAGCAACCAGCAAAGAATTACCCATGTTGTAACGGGCATCACCCACATAAGCATAGGCAATCTGATTCAAAGGCTTTTTGCTGTTTTCTTTCATAGTAAGCAAATCAGCAAGCATTTGCGTCGGATGGTATTCATTGGTCAGACCATTAATCACCGGAACTCCGGCATATTCAGCCAGCTGCTCAACAATTTCCTGTCCGTAACCACGATACTCAATCGCGTCATACATGCGCCCCAGAACCCGTGCAGTATCACGGATACTTTCTTTATGCCCTATCTGGCTGCCACTGCTGTCCAGATAAGTCACATGTGCACCCTGATCATGCGCAGCCACTTCAAAAGCACAACGGGTACGGGTAGATGTTTTTTCAAATATCAGAGCAATATTTTTACCAGTCAGACGCGGCTGCTCCGCTGCATTTTTCTTTTCAGCTTTCAGGCTGGCAGCCAGATC includes these proteins:
- the metG gene encoding methionine--tRNA ligase is translated as MTKQRKILVTSALPYANGNIHLGHMVEHIQTDIWVRFQKARGHECYYVCADDTHGTPVMLAAQKQGITPEEMITQVRQNHLADFTGFGIGYDNYYSTHSPENKALSRSIYLALKANGKIESRTIEQLFDPEKNLFLPDRFVKGECPKCHAQDQYGDNCEVCGTTYSPTELIKPYSAISGATPVLKESEHFFFKLGECADYLKQWTAGSTKLKNGREQPHLQAEALNKMNEWLQNDSLSDWDISRDAPYFGFEIPDAPGKYFYVWLDAPIGYMASFKNLCERLGIDFDQWFCADTDTEMYHFIGKDILYFHALFWPATLQYANLRAPTGIFAHGFLTVDGQKMSKSRGTFITAHSYLEQRLNPEWLRYYFAAKLNSRIEDLDLNLNDFIARVNSDLVGKYINIAARAAGFISKRFQGTLADVSNSELLPQLQAQSENIAASFEAREYARALREIMALADVVNEYVDANKPWELARQEGQETRLQQVCSELINAFRILTVYMSPVLPKLATEAAAFLNVAPLSWADSTTLLPAGHHINAYQHLMHRVEQKQIDDLIAANQQNIQTVETAAETKYEPVADTASFDDFMKIDMRVAKVLTCEKVEGSSKLLKFQLDLGFEQRTIFSGIAASYPEPEKLTGRMVIVVANFAPRKMAKFGMSEGMITSAAGNGKLFLLDVDSGAEPGMKVG
- a CDS encoding ubiquinone biosynthesis accessory factor UbiJ encodes the protein MLTLAVLNHLIQQNVELKVRWQQYRQRVVALVLPMLTLKGRIDDQGFWQEDSAEAETTIIIAPTALTKMLSGVQPGVGDVQITGDRTFGMAILPLIQALRYDWRDDLARLLGDAVGGKVALELESLYQQGCAIGQNIAAQVADYAQESDAIVVGQKQLQRFSAQVETLRDDTARLAARISRLQQKTD
- a CDS encoding LOG family protein, with translation MKNIVVYCGSNLGQNKAYFDAAQQLGQEMAQQGYRLVYGGGNIGLMGTIATAVLEHGGEVIGVIPSFLKNLEGAHPGLTELYETTNMTERKNKMIELANGFIAMPGGLGTYEELFEVLSQAQLKLHPHPIGILNVAGFFDPLIQMLQNTVTAGFMPPENMDLLCQSAKPAELLEQMRLWQPRDAVKWVTPQWAQQTRETLC
- the pheA gene encoding prephenate dehydratase, encoding MSDNDKLKPHRDAIDRIDSEILRLLNQRATHAQAIGTLKGEGIVYRPEREAVVLRRIQEQNPGPLSGQAVARLQRAIMSECLALERPLTVAYLGPKGTFTEQAAIKHFGQAAQTHPCTSIDECFRLVEAQQADYVVTPVENSTEGSVGRSLDLLLTTPLKACGEVNLRIHHQLLRAVASQQDITKVYAHAQALSQCRNWLDKNLPEQVARIAVASNAEAARLAAADSSAAAIASMMAADYYQLQILAQNIEDEPNNTTRFLVLGRNITTSSGKDKTSLVVAAPNKAGAMHDLLQPFADHQVSMTKLESRPSRGGLWEYVFFIDIEGHQQNEDVAAALAVLQQRSAFLKIIGSYPQAVI
- a CDS encoding multidrug effflux MFS transporter, whose translation is MKTSPNQLPINPHYLALLLSVMVAIMPFSTDIYLSSVPEMATSLHAPIDQIERSLASFMFGVALGQLLGGAISDIKGRKIIAMIGLSVYLVSAIAIVFIHSAGELLFWRWIQALGGGMATVTVGATVRDFFHGNEAAKMFATIGIITLAAPLAAPMLGTALAALGGWRVIFIFLLVYALAVLICVWRFMPQVKMDIQPLDSKVFRKIKENFSVVFHEREALGFMFFQTAAFAAMFVFLTESSFLYMNIYGLSPHQYSWAFGANVITMMLFNRVTAYRLRTTPARNILLGGVLLQLSCNLLLTIVVWSMDRPPFFLLLLLIMFSIGSQGLIGSNTQACFMSYFRKIGGSANAVLGTMQFLIAATVGWLTTLLHNGSTHVMPTMMLISTSCGAVLLWALSHTAWQKKHK
- the argF gene encoding ornithine carbamoyltransferase, whose product is MGMLKQKHFLKLLDYTPAEIQTLLDLAASLKAEKKNAAEQPRLTGKNIALIFEKTSTRTRCAFEVAAHDQGAHVTYLDSSGSQIGHKESIRDTARVLGRMYDAIEYRGYGQEIVEQLAEYAGVPVINGLTNEYHPTQMLADLLTMKENSKKPLNQIAYAYVGDARYNMGNSLLVAGAKMGMDVRIGAPRAFWPNDALVEQCRSIAKQTGARITLTEDAAAAVDQADFIHTDVWVSMGEAKETWKERIEQLRPYRVDARLMAASNNPEVKFMHCLPAIHNRDTQVGQWLFNEFSLDGAEVSEEVFESVASIVFEQAENRMHTIKAVLVALLTT